A section of the Saccopteryx leptura isolate mSacLep1 chromosome 6, mSacLep1_pri_phased_curated, whole genome shotgun sequence genome encodes:
- the GSC gene encoding homeobox protein goosecoid: protein MPASMFSIDNILAARPRCKDSVLPVAPSAAAPVVFPALHGDSLYGAGGAASSDYGAFYPRPVAPGGAGLPAAVGGSRLGYNNYFYGQLHVQAAPVGPACCGAVPPLSAQQCSCVPTPPGYEGPGSVLVSPVPHQMLPYMNVGTLSRTELQLLNQLHCRRKRRHRTIFTDEQLEALENLFQETKYPDVGTREQLARKVHLREEKVEVWFKNRRAKWRRQKRSSSEESENAEKWNKSSSKASPEKREEEGKSDLDSDS from the exons ATGCCCGCCAGCATGTTCAGCATCGACAACATCCTGGCCGCTCGGCCGCGCTGCAAGGACTCGGTGCTGCCGGTGGCTCCCAGCGCGGCGGCTCCCGTCGTCTTCCCGGCCCTGCACGGGGATTCGCTCTACGGCGCCGGCGGCGCCGCCTCCTCGGACTATGGCGCCTTCTACCCGCGCCCGGTGGCCCCCGGCGGCGCAGGCCTCCCGGCCGCGGTCGGTGGCTCCCGCCTAGGCTATAACAACTACTTCTACGGGCAGCTGCACGTGCAGGCGGCTCCCGTGGGCCCGGCCTGCTGCGGGGCCGTGCCACCGCTGAGCGCCCAGCAGTGCTCCTGCGTCCCAACGCCCCCAG GCTACGAGGGCCCGGGCTCGGTGCTAGTGTCCCCGGTGCCGCACCAGATGCTGCCCTACATGAACGTGGGCACCCTGTCGCGCACCGAGCTGCAGCTCCTTAACCAGCTGCACTGCCGGCGGAAGCGGCGGCACCGCACCATCTTCACCGATGAGCAGCTGGAAGCGCTCGAGAACCTCTTTCAGGAGACCAAGTACCCAGACGTGGGTACACGCGAGCAGCTGGCCCGGAAGGTGCACCTCCGCGAGGAGAAAGTGGAG GTCTGGTTTAAAAACCGCCGGGCCAAATGGAGGCGGCAGAAGCGGTCCTCTTCTGAGGAGTCTGAAAACGCGGAGAAATGGAACAAGTCGTCCTCCAAGGCATCCccggagaagagggaagaggaaggtaaAAGCGATTTGGACTCGGACAGCTGA